One bacterium genomic window, GGAGCAGCGTTGCATAACCAGACAGAAGGAGCAGCAAGAATCTTGCTGCAACCATTTTCACAAGATTTATCACTCATCACAAGAGAGCAAAAATGCCGGATGAACGAGAGCTGGTAGAACGTTTTCTGCGAAATCGCGATGAAGAATCGTTTCTTTTGCTTTATCGCCTCTTTACGCCTCTCCTTTATCCGCTCGCAGTGCATCTGGCAGGCGATGCATCCGCTGCGGAAGAAGCAGTGCAAGAGCTGTGGGTTCGCGTCGTACGCAAACTTTCTGATTTCCGTTGGGAATCGCAATTGCGCACCTGGTTGACAGGGATTCTCATCCGTTGTTGTGCGGAGAAAAACAGGACAGGGACCCGTCCGTAC contains:
- a CDS encoding RNA polymerase sigma factor, with translation MPDERELVERFLRNRDEESFLLLYRLFTPLLYPLAVHLAGDASAAEEAVQELWVRVVRKLSDFRWESQLRTWLTGILIRCCAEKNRTGTRPYIEINEELEDPKSTFDPELRIDLQSALAMLPDRQRAVFLLHDLEGYTHEEIGALLGIESGTSKSQLFHARKLLRSYLSGGKHV